A window of Elusimicrobiota bacterium contains these coding sequences:
- a CDS encoding sodium-translocating pyrophosphatase, protein MAPLSSVLCLIFAFYFYWKMIQADEGTPRMREIAGFVREGARAYLFKQYRVVGIVFLALFLLFATLAFFGIQNPFVPIAFATGGFFSGLCGFLGMKTATMASARTAWGAKQSLNRGLQIAFRSGAVMGLVVVGFGLFDISLWYVLLDLIYENNWFGFGQKLLDHAGLAIAWSPELMRQPEILQAKMVEMTTTMITFGMGASTQALFARVGGGIFTKAADVGADLVGKVEAGIPEDDPRNPAVIADNVGDNVGDVAGMGADLYESYCGAILATTALGAALSVGSEQQLFAFVMAPLVIAGIGNILSVLGIFLVRTDEGASQKQLLRSLGVGVWSSSLLIVLISALVIHWMKIPWGFFVSMLSGLAAGILIGHTTEYYTSDSYSPTAGVANQARMGPATTIIDGIAVGMNSTAAPVLITVVAILAAYGFAGGFGNAARGLYGISFAAVGMLATLGVTLATDAYGPIADNAGGNAEMSELGKEVRERTDALDSLGNTTAATGKGFAIASAALTALALLAAFIEELRIWIHRFAQKTGGVFSLPSTKIAFVTDSTIAVPDGWRSISIARATMADFVQAYDLSLMNPVLLCGVFLGVMVTFLFCSMTLKAVGRAAGRMVEEVRRQFAEMPGIIEGKQKPDYARCVSISTAGAQREMIVPALLAMVVPVTTGLILGVAGIMGLLAGSMAGGFIVAIMLNNAGGAWDNAKKFIERGNHGGKGSFAHKAAVVGDTVGDPFKDTSGPSLNILIKLMAMVAIVTSGIIVAYGNLVGRLFH, encoded by the coding sequence ATGGCCCCCCTTTCATCGGTGCTTTGCCTGATCTTCGCCTTCTATTTTTACTGGAAAATGATCCAGGCCGACGAGGGAACCCCCCGCATGCGGGAAATCGCCGGTTTTGTCCGGGAAGGCGCCCGGGCTTATTTGTTCAAGCAATACCGGGTGGTGGGGATCGTATTCCTGGCGTTGTTCCTTCTGTTCGCGACGCTGGCTTTTTTCGGCATTCAGAACCCGTTCGTCCCCATCGCTTTCGCCACGGGCGGCTTTTTCTCCGGACTGTGCGGATTTCTGGGGATGAAAACAGCCACGATGGCTTCGGCGCGGACGGCTTGGGGCGCCAAACAGTCGCTCAACCGGGGGCTTCAAATCGCCTTCCGTTCGGGAGCCGTGATGGGGTTGGTGGTGGTGGGGTTCGGCCTTTTCGACATCTCGCTTTGGTACGTGCTGTTGGATTTGATCTATGAAAACAATTGGTTCGGCTTCGGGCAGAAATTGTTGGACCACGCGGGCCTGGCGATCGCTTGGTCGCCGGAGCTGATGCGCCAACCGGAAATCCTCCAAGCCAAAATGGTTGAAATGACCACCACCATGATTACCTTCGGCATGGGGGCCAGCACCCAGGCCCTCTTCGCCCGGGTGGGGGGAGGCATTTTCACCAAAGCGGCGGACGTCGGCGCGGACCTGGTGGGGAAAGTCGAAGCGGGCATCCCCGAGGACGATCCGCGCAATCCCGCGGTCATCGCCGACAACGTGGGGGACAACGTGGGGGACGTGGCGGGGATGGGCGCGGATTTGTACGAGTCCTATTGCGGGGCGATTTTGGCCACCACCGCCCTCGGCGCGGCGTTGTCCGTCGGGTCCGAACAGCAGCTGTTCGCTTTCGTGATGGCGCCCCTGGTGATCGCGGGGATCGGGAACATTTTGTCGGTCCTGGGCATCTTTTTGGTGCGGACCGACGAGGGGGCCTCCCAAAAACAATTGCTGCGCTCCCTGGGCGTCGGGGTGTGGTCGTCCTCCCTTCTGATCGTTTTGATCTCGGCGCTGGTGATCCATTGGATGAAAATCCCCTGGGGATTTTTCGTCTCGATGTTGTCCGGTTTGGCCGCGGGGATTCTGATCGGCCACACGACGGAGTATTACACCTCGGATTCCTACAGCCCGACCGCCGGGGTGGCCAATCAGGCGCGCATGGGACCGGCGACCACCATCATCGACGGCATCGCCGTGGGGATGAATTCGACCGCCGCGCCGGTGTTGATCACCGTGGTCGCGATTTTGGCGGCCTACGGGTTCGCGGGGGGGTTCGGGAACGCCGCCCGCGGGCTCTACGGCATTTCCTTCGCCGCGGTGGGGATGTTGGCGACCCTGGGGGTGACCTTGGCGACCGACGCCTACGGTCCCATCGCCGACAACGCCGGCGGCAACGCGGAAATGTCCGAACTGGGCAAGGAGGTGCGGGAGCGGACCGACGCGCTGGATTCCCTGGGCAACACCACGGCGGCCACGGGAAAAGGGTTCGCCATCGCCTCCGCCGCGCTCACGGCGCTGGCCCTTTTGGCGGCGTTCATCGAGGAGCTTCGAATCTGGATCCATCGCTTCGCGCAAAAAACGGGCGGGGTTTTTTCATTGCCTTCGACCAAAATCGCTTTCGTGACCGACTCGACGATCGCGGTCCCGGACGGGTGGCGGTCCATCTCCATCGCCCGCGCCACCATGGCGGACTTCGTTCAGGCCTACGACCTGAGCTTGATGAATCCGGTTCTGTTGTGCGGCGTTTTCCTGGGCGTGATGGTGACCTTCTTGTTCTGTTCCATGACGCTCAAGGCGGTGGGGCGCGCCGCGGGGCGGATGGTCGAGGAAGTCCGCCGCCAGTTCGCCGAAATGCCGGGCATCATCGAGGGCAAACAAAAACCCGATTACGCCCGGTGCGTTTCCATCTCGACGGCGGGGGCGCAACGGGAAATGATCGTCCCGGCCCTTCTGGCCATGGTGGTCCCCGTGACCACCGGACTGATTTTGGGGGTGGCGGGAATCATGGGGTTATTGGCGGGGAGCATGGCCGGCGGGTTCATCGTGGCGATCATGCTCAACAACGCCGGCGGCGCCTGGGACAACGCGAAGAAATTCATCGAACGGGGCAATCACGGCGGCAAAGGGTCCTTCGCGCACAAGGCGGCCGTCGTGGGGGACACGGTGGGCGATCCGTTCAAAGACACCTCCGGCCCGTCTTTGAACATCTTGATCAAGTTGATGGCGATGGTGGCGATCGTCACCTCGGGCATCATTGTTGCCTACGGCAACCTGGTCGGCCGCCTCTTCCACTAA
- a CDS encoding RNA-binding protein produces the protein MGAIPFGSKEDTIRTLFEPYGPVYSVTVKADWEHPTFEPHAEVELQNVREAIAGMDGKKIGNTYLRVHEGVRHGR, from the coding sequence GTGGGCGCGATCCCGTTCGGGTCGAAGGAAGACACGATCCGAACCCTGTTCGAACCCTACGGGCCGGTTTATTCGGTGACGGTCAAAGCCGATTGGGAACACCCCACCTTTGAGCCCCACGCCGAGGTGGAGCTCCAAAACGTCCGGGAAGCCATCGCGGGAATGGATGGGAAGAAGATCGGGAACACCTATCTTCGCGTTCACGAAGGGGTCCGCCATGGCCGCTGA
- a CDS encoding FAD-binding oxidoreductase, protein MTGNEIPAFLEACRQALGADRVRPAEEEKGAVALPRAVAGVVEPGTREEVQAVVLLANRHRIHLYPISTGNNWGFGSARPVKGGACLLDLSRMRRIREINLTFGFAVVEPGVTQGDLAEALRARNAPWTLDVTGAGPDTSLVGNALERGIAYHSQRTQTTRALELVTGDGTLLATGFQDPRVALLNNLYAHGVGPDPTGLFFQSRFGVVTAMTIDLLPSAGVHASVGLNVAAADLPRLIDALRELRRNGVLEGVPHIANRARFYSTLVPLLIKRSRKPLTRAQADDMLRKVFPEEWTLLASLRGPGALVRAKGRLVRRALSPLGRVWILTPFMRFLQRAVGWALPAMGAVMAATRSIQGLPLGVPSADPLQFLDFDLSPGSPPTDPDSHPRGFVYLVPLMPADGASVGRFFETLPALAEAAGQDPAVTLNALDGRVLEAVVSLTFDKMDPGGVQRTVKVGEEWLERLRGIGAHPYRVHIDHMAQTGPAEGPWASLHQRLASVLDPNRVLSRGRYEPGAPA, encoded by the coding sequence ATGACCGGGAACGAGATCCCCGCTTTCCTGGAAGCTTGCCGCCAGGCCCTCGGCGCGGACCGCGTACGCCCGGCAGAAGAAGAAAAGGGCGCGGTCGCCTTGCCGCGGGCGGTCGCGGGGGTGGTGGAACCCGGAACGCGGGAAGAGGTCCAGGCGGTGGTCCTTTTGGCCAACCGGCATCGGATCCATTTGTATCCGATCAGCACGGGGAACAATTGGGGATTTGGCTCCGCCCGGCCGGTCAAAGGGGGGGCGTGCCTACTGGACTTGAGCCGAATGAGGCGAATCCGCGAAATCAACTTGACCTTCGGGTTCGCCGTGGTGGAACCCGGCGTGACCCAGGGGGACTTGGCCGAAGCGCTCCGGGCCCGGAACGCCCCGTGGACGCTGGACGTGACGGGGGCGGGGCCCGACACCAGCTTGGTCGGCAACGCCCTTGAGCGCGGCATCGCCTACCATTCCCAGCGAACGCAAACCACCCGCGCCCTGGAATTGGTGACGGGGGACGGAACGCTCCTCGCCACCGGATTTCAAGACCCGCGGGTGGCCTTGTTGAACAACCTGTACGCCCACGGCGTGGGGCCCGATCCGACGGGGCTTTTCTTTCAGAGCCGGTTCGGGGTCGTGACGGCGATGACGATCGACCTCCTGCCTTCCGCCGGAGTCCACGCCTCCGTCGGCCTCAACGTGGCCGCCGCCGACCTTCCCCGCCTGATCGACGCGCTTCGGGAGCTTCGACGAAACGGGGTCCTGGAAGGCGTGCCCCACATCGCGAACCGGGCCCGATTTTATTCCACCCTGGTTCCGCTCCTGATAAAACGGTCCCGAAAACCGTTGACCCGCGCCCAAGCCGACGACATGTTGCGGAAAGTTTTCCCGGAGGAATGGACCCTGCTGGCGTCGCTCCGCGGACCGGGCGCCCTGGTCCGCGCGAAAGGGCGGCTCGTCCGACGCGCGCTCTCTCCGTTGGGCCGGGTGTGGATCCTGACGCCGTTCATGCGTTTCCTTCAGCGCGCGGTGGGATGGGCCCTGCCGGCGATGGGAGCGGTGATGGCCGCCACGAGGTCGATTCAGGGCCTCCCCCTCGGAGTCCCGAGCGCCGATCCTTTGCAATTTCTGGATTTCGACTTATCTCCCGGTTCCCCCCCCACCGATCCGGACAGTCACCCGCGGGGGTTCGTCTACCTCGTTCCGCTCATGCCCGCCGACGGAGCGTCCGTCGGCCGGTTTTTCGAAACCCTGCCCGCCCTGGCCGAGGCCGCCGGGCAGGACCCGGCGGTCACCCTCAACGCGCTGGACGGGCGGGTCCTGGAGGCGGTGGTCAGTTTGACTTTCGACAAAATGGATCCCGGGGGGGTTCAACGAACGGTGAAGGTCGGGGAGGAATGGCTCGAACGATTGCGGGGAATCGGCGCCCATCCCTACCGGGTCCACATCGACCACATGGCCCAGACGGGCCCGGCGGAGGGTCCCTGGGCCTCGCTCCACCAACGGTTGGCCTCGGTCCTCGACCCGAACCGCGTGCTTTCCCGGGGGCGCTACGAGCCCGGGGCCCCGGCCTGA
- a CDS encoding MMPL family transporter, with product MVRRAAGWITGHPRASIGLTLLVGAFFLFHLPRVQTRADMDDFFAPTEPNVARHKAVKKFYPRNDFFSIAFQNPALFTPKGLKALADLTEAVESLPEVKEVVSLANVGDMRGTKESFGVEPFLSSIPEDPADLERLRRRAVDKPLYRNLLISPDGTATALAVFLPDETDGALRRRAIAGVEKILAPYAARGYRFHLAGWPVTSLRLVEYMNQDVARFLPITLLLVLGTIWFVFRNPRILGLAGLGVSMTVAATLGLAAHLGIALNIASVAVIPLVMALALSDLVHLFSHLDRSVLDRFPDRTQALNHVLEQILFPCLLTSLNTAIGFLTFTTNRVPAIRSFGGLAAAGMGFEFLFTFGLVAPLLVYFNPARLYRDSNQHRAQEIPRLVGGIHRLVARRPAGVVAACLGALLWGGWQMRKVQVETDLTLWFSPRTSVRQDGEFIRRHIGGFQTMMVELESDRNAFRTRPESRWSNGWRAKLGRFPAWTTSLPWRITSKR from the coding sequence GTGGTTCGCCGCGCCGCCGGGTGGATCACCGGGCATCCCCGCGCCTCCATCGGCCTCACCCTGTTGGTCGGAGCTTTCTTCCTATTCCATCTCCCCCGGGTTCAAACCCGGGCCGACATGGACGATTTTTTTGCCCCAACGGAACCCAACGTCGCCCGGCACAAAGCCGTCAAGAAATTTTACCCGCGCAACGATTTCTTTTCCATCGCCTTCCAGAACCCGGCGCTTTTTACGCCGAAGGGCCTGAAGGCCCTGGCCGATCTCACGGAGGCCGTCGAATCCCTGCCGGAAGTCAAGGAAGTGGTGAGCCTCGCCAACGTCGGCGACATGCGGGGGACGAAAGAATCCTTCGGGGTCGAACCTTTCCTTTCCTCGATCCCCGAGGACCCGGCCGACCTCGAACGGCTCCGGCGCCGCGCGGTGGACAAGCCTCTTTACCGGAACCTCTTGATTTCCCCGGACGGCACCGCCACCGCCCTCGCCGTCTTTCTCCCGGACGAAACGGACGGGGCGCTCCGGCGCCGGGCGATCGCCGGGGTTGAGAAAATCCTCGCGCCCTACGCCGCCCGCGGGTACCGATTCCACCTCGCCGGGTGGCCCGTGACGAGCCTGCGGCTGGTCGAGTACATGAACCAGGATGTCGCGCGTTTTCTTCCCATCACCCTGCTCCTGGTTCTCGGAACCATCTGGTTCGTTTTCCGAAATCCCCGGATCCTGGGGCTCGCCGGCCTGGGGGTTTCCATGACGGTGGCCGCCACGCTGGGGTTGGCGGCGCATCTCGGCATTGCCTTAAACATCGCCTCCGTGGCGGTGATCCCGCTCGTCATGGCGTTGGCGCTGTCGGATTTGGTGCACCTTTTTTCCCATCTGGACCGAAGCGTTCTCGACCGATTTCCGGATCGAACGCAGGCCTTGAATCATGTTTTGGAGCAGATCCTATTCCCCTGCCTTTTGACCAGCCTCAACACCGCCATCGGATTCCTGACTTTCACCACGAACCGGGTCCCGGCCATCCGGAGCTTCGGCGGCCTGGCGGCCGCGGGGATGGGGTTTGAGTTCCTGTTTACCTTCGGCTTGGTCGCCCCCCTTCTTGTGTATTTCAATCCCGCGCGCCTCTATCGCGACTCCAACCAGCACCGGGCCCAGGAAATTCCCCGCCTGGTGGGGGGAATCCACCGCTTGGTGGCCCGGCGGCCCGCGGGGGTTGTCGCGGCCTGCCTCGGGGCCCTCCTCTGGGGCGGCTGGCAGATGAGGAAAGTCCAGGTGGAAACGGATCTGACCCTCTGGTTCAGCCCCCGGACCTCCGTCCGGCAGGACGGCGAATTCATTCGCCGCCACATCGGCGGTTTTCAAACCATGATGGTGGAATTGGAGTCCGACCGGAACGCCTTCAGGACCCGGCCCGAATCGCGGTGGTCGAACGGTTGGAGAGCCAAATTGGGGCGCTTCCCGGCGTGGACCACGTCGCTTCCCTGGCGGATTACTTCAAAGAGATGA
- a CDS encoding MMPL family transporter, protein MDHVASLADYFKEMNGAFHAENPAQYRLPESRRLLEQYLLLYSARDLDEIVTPGFDRTRILIRLQDSSSRKNRETLAAIRRLTAANPIPGVRVDLCGGAVDHVSMSEILVNDQIRNIAQAVGGIWLVMWAVLRSAGMATLFLVPNLFPIVLNFGIMGTFGIAIDTGTALIAATAFGIIVDDTVHFFTRFAQRRREGWAYSVALEDVTHEKGEAAISSFAILALGFGVLTLSHFSPIVYFGLLNVMVLTTGMVGDLFFLKALMVLGGKRASIKTAT, encoded by the coding sequence GTGGACCACGTCGCTTCCCTGGCGGATTACTTCAAAGAGATGAACGGGGCGTTCCACGCCGAGAACCCCGCCCAGTACCGCCTGCCGGAATCCCGTCGCTTGTTGGAGCAGTACCTATTGCTTTACAGCGCCCGGGATTTGGACGAGATCGTCACCCCCGGTTTTGATCGCACCCGAATCCTGATCCGCCTCCAGGATTCCAGCTCGCGAAAAAATCGGGAAACGCTGGCCGCGATCCGGCGTCTGACGGCGGCCAACCCGATCCCGGGCGTCCGCGTCGACCTCTGCGGAGGGGCCGTCGATCACGTGAGCATGTCGGAGATTTTGGTGAACGATCAAATCCGGAACATCGCCCAGGCGGTGGGAGGCATCTGGCTTGTGATGTGGGCGGTCCTGCGGTCGGCGGGGATGGCCACCCTCTTTTTGGTCCCCAACCTCTTCCCCATCGTCCTCAACTTCGGGATCATGGGCACTTTCGGAATCGCCATCGATACGGGGACCGCCCTCATCGCGGCCACGGCCTTCGGCATCATCGTGGACGACACGGTGCACTTCTTCACCCGGTTCGCCCAACGGCGCCGCGAGGGCTGGGCCTATTCCGTGGCGCTGGAAGACGTCACCCACGAGAAGGGGGAAGCGGCGATTTCCTCCTTTGCGATCCTCGCCTTGGGGTTCGGCGTCCTGACGCTGAGCCACTTTTCCCCCATCGTCTATTTCGGCCTTTTGAATGTGATGGTTTTGACCACGGGCATGGTGGGGGACTTGTTTTTTTTGAAAGCGCTCATGGTCCTGGGAGGAAAGCGGGCTTCCATAAAAACGGCAACCTGA
- a CDS encoding prepilin-type N-terminal cleavage/methylation domain-containing protein encodes MRPGRGRPWGFTLIELMLVVAIIGLLASIAIPKFGGLVIRSKEAAVKGKLGSLRSAISIYYAENEGEFPTNAHWLVPKYLDEIPSCSIPTVADHVEGNRIRNILSLPGPHETGGPLWDWFEPLIPPGTPYIFLVPTGRVYINCIHTDSQGVLWSVF; translated from the coding sequence ATGCGGCCTGGGCGCGGTCGACCTTGGGGGTTCACTTTGATCGAGCTCATGCTCGTGGTGGCGATCATAGGGCTTTTGGCGTCTATTGCCATTCCGAAGTTCGGGGGGCTCGTTATCCGATCCAAAGAGGCGGCGGTGAAAGGAAAGTTGGGGTCTCTTCGTAGCGCGATAAGCATTTACTACGCCGAAAATGAAGGTGAATTTCCAACGAACGCACATTGGTTAGTGCCTAAATACCTGGACGAAATTCCTTCCTGTTCGATTCCAACCGTGGCCGACCATGTTGAAGGAAATCGTATTCGGAATATCCTATCCCTTCCCGGCCCCCATGAAACGGGGGGGCCGCTTTGGGATTGGTTTGAACCGTTGATTCCACCCGGGACCCCCTATATTTTTTTAGTGCCGACAGGGAGGGTTTACATTAATTGCATCCACACGGATTCCCAAGGGGTCCTGTGGAGTGTTTTCTAA
- a CDS encoding cation transporter: protein MSSCHDHDCLSSPLREDHIRVLKIVLAVNLAMFIVEAVGGLFFRSVALLGDSMDMLEDALVYAVSLYVMDRSSRWKAGAALGKGLVMLLLGLGVLGQTVHHAFSGVVPFAGGMGAVGVAALAANALCLLLLYKHKDDDINMRSTWLCSRNDVLANLGVMLAAALVLWLGSPWPDIVIGGVIAAMILISSIGILREALHELKEKQAR, encoded by the coding sequence ATGAGTTCATGCCACGACCACGACTGCCTTTCATCGCCCCTGCGGGAAGATCACATCCGCGTCCTTAAGATCGTCCTGGCCGTCAACCTCGCCATGTTCATCGTGGAGGCCGTGGGCGGCCTGTTTTTCCGTTCCGTGGCGCTCCTGGGTGACTCCATGGACATGCTTGAAGACGCGCTGGTTTATGCCGTCAGCCTGTACGTCATGGACCGAAGTTCCCGATGGAAGGCTGGGGCGGCCCTGGGAAAGGGACTCGTCATGCTGCTCCTGGGACTGGGCGTCCTGGGACAAACGGTTCACCATGCCTTCTCAGGTGTCGTCCCGTTCGCCGGGGGCATGGGTGCCGTGGGCGTCGCCGCCTTGGCTGCCAACGCTCTCTGTCTCCTCCTGCTTTACAAACACAAAGACGACGATATAAACATGCGCTCTACTTGGCTCTGCTCCCGCAACGACGTGCTTGCCAACCTGGGCGTCATGCTCGCCGCCGCCCTGGTTCTCTGGCTCGGTTCCCCCTGGCCGGACATCGTTATCGGGGGCGTCATCGCCGCCATGATCCTGATCTCCTCCATCGGCATCTTGAGGGAAGCCCTCCACGAGTTGAAGGAAAAGCAGGCCCGATGA
- a CDS encoding SEC-C domain-containing protein produces MDRLKRVWGGVTHALKILADSTLRRETREQFERMKREGVDTSDAAARQAWIRAHRKDLRRLQGKEPTPPLVRPEPKIGRNDLYPCGSGKKYKKCCGDSS; encoded by the coding sequence ATGGACCGCTTGAAACGGGTCTGGGGCGGCGTCACGCACGCCCTTAAAATCCTGGCCGACTCCACGCTTCGCAGGGAAACACGAGAGCAGTTCGAGCGGATGAAGCGGGAGGGTGTGGATACCTCCGACGCCGCCGCCCGCCAAGCCTGGATTCGTGCTCACAGGAAGGACCTCCGCCGCCTCCAGGGCAAGGAGCCCACGCCCCCGCTCGTCCGGCCGGAGCCCAAGATCGGCCGCAACGACCTCTACCCCTGCGGCAGCGGGAAGAAATATAAAAAGTGCTGCGGAGACTCCTCATGA
- a CDS encoding P-II family nitrogen regulator: MKEIKAVIKPHKAEEVLRALHAIANLPGCIVSQVKGYGRSPKSPNGDVLESDEWTKLELVVPDRMVETVLKTIQSRAHTGNKGDGKVFVIEAVDALAIRTGKRGDEAI, encoded by the coding sequence ATGAAAGAGATTAAGGCTGTTATCAAACCCCACAAGGCGGAAGAAGTGCTCCGAGCTCTTCACGCCATCGCCAACCTCCCCGGCTGTATCGTCTCCCAAGTCAAAGGCTACGGGCGCAGCCCCAAAAGTCCCAACGGCGATGTATTGGAGTCGGACGAATGGACCAAGCTGGAGCTCGTCGTCCCGGACCGAATGGTGGAGACCGTGCTCAAGACCATCCAATCCCGCGCCCATACCGGGAACAAGGGAGACGGCAAGGTCTTCGTGATCGAGGCCGTGGACGCCCTCGCCATCCGCACGGGCAAACGTGGAGACGAGGCCATCTAA